Proteins from a genomic interval of Geodermatophilus obscurus DSM 43160:
- a CDS encoding Leu/Phe/Val dehydrogenase has translation MDVLGSGHEQVVFCSDPTSGLRAVIAIHSTALGPALGGTRFYPYASEDAAVADALALSRAMSYKNSLAGLDLGGGKAVIIGDPHTDKTEALLRAYGRFVESLGGRYLTACDVGTYNADLDVVARETRFAHGRSLAYGGCGDSSVLTAFGVFQGMRAAAQHRWGKPSLAGRTVGVAGVGKVGSWLVDRLVEDGADVVVTDVDAGAVERVLARHPAVDSVADTATLVRTPTDVYAPCALGRALDDETVGVLEAEIVCGGANNQLAHEGIAAELMRRGVLYAPDYLVNAGGVIQVEDERHGFSFDRAEARAAGIFDVALRVFRAADADGVSPAVAADRLAEERMASVGRLATIRLPRGR, from the coding sequence ACCCGACCTCCGGGCTGCGGGCGGTCATCGCCATCCACTCCACGGCGCTGGGGCCGGCGCTCGGGGGCACCCGCTTCTACCCGTACGCGAGCGAGGACGCCGCGGTCGCCGACGCCCTCGCGCTGTCCCGGGCGATGTCCTACAAGAACAGCCTGGCCGGCCTGGACCTGGGCGGCGGCAAGGCCGTCATCATCGGCGACCCGCACACCGACAAGACCGAGGCGCTGCTGCGCGCCTACGGCCGCTTCGTCGAGTCCCTGGGCGGGCGCTACCTGACCGCCTGCGACGTCGGCACCTACAACGCCGACCTCGACGTCGTCGCCCGGGAGACCCGCTTCGCACACGGCCGGTCGCTGGCGTACGGCGGCTGCGGGGACTCCTCCGTGCTCACCGCGTTCGGCGTGTTCCAGGGGATGCGTGCGGCCGCGCAGCACCGCTGGGGCAAGCCGTCGCTGGCCGGGCGCACCGTCGGTGTCGCCGGGGTCGGCAAGGTCGGCAGCTGGCTGGTCGACCGGCTGGTGGAGGACGGCGCCGACGTGGTGGTCACCGACGTCGACGCGGGTGCGGTGGAGCGGGTGCTGGCCCGCCACCCGGCCGTCGACTCGGTCGCCGACACCGCGACGCTGGTCCGGACCCCCACCGACGTCTACGCCCCCTGCGCGCTCGGCCGGGCGCTGGACGACGAGACGGTGGGGGTGCTGGAGGCCGAGATCGTCTGCGGCGGGGCCAACAACCAGCTCGCGCACGAGGGGATCGCCGCCGAGCTCATGCGCCGCGGGGTCCTCTACGCGCCGGACTACCTGGTCAACGCCGGCGGGGTGATCCAGGTCGAGGACGAGCGGCACGGGTTCTCCTTCGACCGCGCCGAGGCCCGGGCGGCCGGCATCTTCGACGTCGCGCTGCGGGTCTTCCGGGCCGCGGACGCCGACGGCGTCTCCCCCGCCGTGGCCGCCGACCGGCTGGCCGAGGAGCGGATGGCGTCGGTCGGCCGGCTGGCCACCATCCGGCTCCCGCGCGGCCGGTGA